Proteins found in one Luteimonas chenhongjianii genomic segment:
- a CDS encoding rRNA pseudouridine synthase translates to MSEPVRLAKRLAELVQCSRTEAEQYIKGGWVTVDGRVVELPQHMVTTEVVELDPAARLAAVEPATILLHKPAGYDAISGPKMAAGLVVPASRWDEDPSGVRLLERHFQRLTPLMPLDNEASGLMVFSQDGRVWRRLTEDRDEIEQEFVVEVSGEIAPYGLRKLAHGLQYGGRDLPPCKVSWQNEVRLRFAIKGVQGGQLRHMCAQVGLEVVAIRRIRIGKVPLAKMPVGTWRYLPAGERF, encoded by the coding sequence ATGTCAGAACCCGTCCGCCTCGCCAAGCGCCTCGCCGAACTTGTCCAGTGCTCGCGCACCGAAGCCGAGCAGTACATCAAGGGCGGATGGGTGACCGTCGATGGCCGGGTGGTCGAACTGCCGCAGCACATGGTGACCACCGAGGTGGTGGAACTCGATCCTGCAGCGCGCCTGGCCGCCGTGGAGCCGGCGACGATCCTGCTGCACAAGCCGGCCGGTTATGACGCCATCAGTGGTCCGAAGATGGCGGCAGGCCTGGTGGTGCCTGCGTCGCGCTGGGACGAGGACCCGTCAGGCGTGCGCCTGCTCGAACGTCACTTCCAGCGACTGACGCCGCTGATGCCGCTCGACAACGAGGCCAGCGGCCTGATGGTGTTCTCGCAGGATGGCCGCGTCTGGCGTCGGCTGACCGAGGACCGCGACGAGATCGAGCAGGAATTCGTCGTCGAGGTCAGCGGCGAGATCGCGCCCTACGGCCTGCGCAAGCTCGCCCATGGTCTGCAGTACGGCGGTCGCGACCTGCCGCCGTGCAAGGTCAGCTGGCAGAACGAGGTGCGCCTGCGGTTCGCGATCAAGGGCGTCCAGGGCGGCCAGTTGCGGCACATGTGCGCGCAGGTGGGGCTCGAGGTGGTCGCGATCCGGCGCATCCGCATCGGCAAGGTCCCGCTTGCGAAGATGCCGGTGGGTACCTGGCGCTATCTGCCGGCCGGCGAGCGCTTCTGA
- a CDS encoding TenA family protein, whose protein sequence is MPTRFSEILRQSCETTWTRAIEHRFVRELGTDEVADDVMARYLVQDHRFLDSFLVLLGAAIASSDRFESRLTLGRFTGMVSGEENTYFLRAFDALGVDADARMRTPDTKATAGFKAIMREAAATRSYAATLAVLNVAEGLYLDWAQRAPRPLPQSFVHAEWITLHDNPMFADFVAFLQAELDRVGPDEAAGAADFFRRTVDLELAFFDAAYARSDR, encoded by the coding sequence ATGCCCACACGTTTCAGCGAAATCCTGCGGCAGTCCTGCGAGACCACCTGGACGCGCGCGATCGAGCATCGTTTCGTCCGCGAACTGGGCACCGATGAGGTCGCCGACGACGTGATGGCGCGCTATCTGGTCCAGGACCACCGTTTCCTCGACAGCTTCCTGGTCCTGCTGGGCGCGGCGATCGCCAGCAGCGACCGCTTCGAATCGCGGCTGACGCTGGGCCGGTTCACCGGCATGGTCAGCGGCGAGGAGAACACCTATTTCCTGCGCGCCTTCGACGCGCTGGGCGTCGACGCGGATGCACGCATGCGCACGCCGGACACGAAGGCGACGGCCGGCTTCAAGGCGATCATGCGGGAAGCTGCCGCTACCCGCTCCTACGCGGCCACGCTGGCGGTGCTCAATGTCGCCGAGGGTCTCTACCTCGACTGGGCCCAGCGCGCGCCCCGCCCACTGCCGCAAAGCTTCGTGCACGCCGAGTGGATCACGTTGCACGACAACCCGATGTTCGCGGATTTCGTCGCCTTCCTGCAGGCCGAACTCGACCGCGTCGGCCCCGACGAGGCTGCGGGCGCCGCCGACTTCTTCCGCCGGACCGTGGATCTCGAACTTGCGTTCTTCGATGCCGCCTACGCACGGAGCGACCGCTGA
- the trmY gene encoding tRNA (pseudouridine(54)-N(1))-methyltransferase TrmY — translation MRTFVLRARAAPTDSQALLASIGKDAHSEILAHTLMNAVFVAQSHRRDVIVYLVLESTRDFSRTVRFEVDAMRDIGGFDERALLGKIAAALDASRGMAKDETREVEPGVEVRTTSFERLVQGLAADHQLFLMDPKGTPIREQTFADNPCFLLTDHIPMPKKAVPGLERMGAKKIALGPQMLFASQCVVLIHYELDQR, via the coding sequence ATGAGAACCTTCGTACTGCGGGCGCGCGCCGCGCCCACCGACAGCCAGGCCCTGCTGGCATCCATCGGCAAGGACGCCCACAGCGAGATCCTCGCCCATACGCTGATGAACGCCGTGTTCGTGGCGCAGTCGCACCGGCGCGACGTCATCGTTTACCTGGTGCTCGAAAGCACGCGCGACTTCTCGCGCACGGTCCGTTTCGAGGTCGACGCGATGCGCGATATCGGCGGCTTCGACGAACGCGCCCTGCTCGGCAAGATCGCCGCCGCGCTCGATGCGTCGCGGGGCATGGCCAAGGACGAGACGCGCGAAGTGGAACCGGGCGTGGAAGTGCGCACGACGAGTTTCGAGCGCCTGGTGCAGGGCCTGGCAGCGGACCACCAGCTGTTCCTCATGGACCCCAAGGGCACGCCGATCCGCGAGCAGACGTTCGCCGACAACCCCTGTTTCCTGCTCACCGACCATATTCCGATGCCGAAGAAGGCGGTACCGGGCCTGGAGCGGATGGGCGCGAAGAAGATCGCGCTGGGCCCGCAGATGCTGTTCGCATCGCAATGCGTGGTGCTGATCCATTACGAACTGGACCAGCGCTGA
- a CDS encoding FKBP-type peptidyl-prolyl cis-trans isomerase produces MDIVAARVATFHYTLTDDDGNVIDKSPEDRPLSYFHGGGNIVPGLENALEGRKAGDSLKVDVKPEEGYGLRNDSLVQAVPKQAFQGIDTIEPGMQFQAHGGAGPMLVTVVEVGETEVTIDGNHPLAGKTLHFAIEIVDVREASEEEKQVGQVAGLGE; encoded by the coding sequence ATGGACATCGTCGCTGCGCGCGTCGCCACCTTCCACTACACCCTGACCGACGACGACGGCAACGTCATCGACAAGTCGCCAGAAGACCGTCCGCTGTCCTACTTCCACGGCGGCGGCAATATCGTGCCGGGCCTGGAGAATGCACTCGAGGGCCGCAAGGCCGGTGACTCGCTGAAAGTCGATGTGAAGCCTGAAGAAGGTTACGGCCTGCGCAACGACAGCCTGGTCCAGGCCGTGCCGAAGCAGGCGTTCCAGGGCATCGACACCATCGAGCCGGGTATGCAGTTCCAGGCCCACGGCGGCGCCGGCCCGATGCTCGTCACCGTGGTCGAGGTCGGCGAGACCGAGGTCACAATCGACGGCAACCATCCGCTCGCCGGCAAGACCCTGCACTTCGCGATCGAGATCGTGGACGTGCGCGAGGCATCCGAGGAAGAGAAGCAGGTCGGCCAGGTCGCCGGTCTGGGCGAGTAA
- a CDS encoding plasmid replication/partition related protein, whose product MNIVVLEELKAYIDPLTSDEYEALERSLLAEGCRDALVLWGDVLVDGHNRYGICQKHGIPFNTLQNTRFQSMEDVHLWMIEQHLGRRSVSDYQRGVLALRKRDIIAARQQAQRTAAVEQAGSADVADAQTDDRPPWDDAPAPVSRAELAREAKLSSNQVLMIERIHSQATPEVVGALKAGEISLSAAAAVASLPADEQRSAAQAGKEELKQAARRAREAKKRPRPDQSGEGEDPAPDAKSLQRRVTQLERENAELRAQVEALQAQLQRLRS is encoded by the coding sequence ATGAACATCGTCGTCCTGGAAGAACTCAAGGCCTACATCGACCCGTTGACGAGCGACGAGTACGAGGCCCTGGAGCGTAGCCTGCTGGCCGAAGGCTGCCGCGACGCGCTGGTGCTCTGGGGTGATGTGCTGGTCGACGGGCACAACCGCTACGGCATCTGCCAGAAGCACGGAATCCCGTTCAATACCCTGCAGAACACCCGGTTCCAGTCGATGGAAGACGTGCATCTGTGGATGATCGAACAGCATCTGGGCCGTCGCAGCGTGTCCGACTACCAGCGCGGCGTGCTGGCGCTGCGCAAGCGCGACATCATCGCGGCGCGCCAGCAGGCGCAGCGCACGGCGGCTGTGGAGCAGGCCGGCTCGGCCGATGTCGCCGATGCGCAGACCGATGATCGCCCGCCGTGGGACGATGCCCCCGCCCCGGTGAGCCGGGCCGAACTGGCACGCGAGGCCAAGCTCAGCAGCAACCAGGTGCTGATGATCGAGCGCATCCACTCGCAGGCCACGCCGGAAGTGGTGGGGGCGCTGAAGGCCGGGGAGATCTCGCTCAGCGCCGCAGCGGCGGTCGCCAGTCTGCCGGCAGACGAGCAGCGCAGCGCTGCCCAGGCGGGCAAGGAAGAGCTCAAGCAGGCTGCGCGACGCGCGCGCGAGGCGAAGAAGCGGCCGCGGCCGGACCAGTCCGGCGAGGGCGAGGACCCCGCGCCGGACGCGAAGTCGCTGCAACGCCGGGTTACCCAGCTCGAGCGCGAGAACGCGGAGCTCCGCGCCCAGGTCGAAGCCCTGCAGGCCCAGCTGCAGCGCCTGCGCAGCTGA
- a CDS encoding lipocalin family protein, whose product MRLPIAHLLAVAGLSAAASAGAAPPALPNVPVAEVDLERYAGTWYEQAHLPMFFQRKCVGDTTAHYSLEADGTVAVLNRCRRADGSFNEARGVARKVGGHSATLEVRFAPRWLSWLPMVWGDYWVIALDESQYRWAMVGAPDRKYLWILSRTPQLDPDVRARLIEQARAMGYPVDRLVDTPQRSQAEDVDS is encoded by the coding sequence ATGCGTCTTCCCATCGCCCATCTGCTTGCCGTCGCCGGCCTGTCTGCCGCCGCAAGCGCCGGCGCCGCGCCGCCAGCGCTCCCCAACGTGCCGGTGGCCGAAGTGGATCTCGAGCGCTACGCCGGCACCTGGTACGAGCAGGCGCACCTGCCGATGTTCTTTCAGCGCAAGTGCGTAGGCGACACCACCGCGCACTACAGCCTGGAGGCCGATGGCACGGTGGCGGTACTGAACCGCTGCCGCAGGGCCGATGGCAGCTTCAACGAGGCGCGCGGCGTCGCGCGGAAAGTCGGCGGTCACAGCGCCACGCTGGAGGTCCGCTTCGCACCTCGATGGCTCTCGTGGTTGCCGATGGTCTGGGGCGACTACTGGGTGATCGCGCTCGACGAGTCCCAATACCGCTGGGCGATGGTCGGGGCCCCCGATAGGAAATACCTGTGGATCCTGTCGCGCACGCCGCAGCTCGATCCGGACGTGCGCGCCCGGCTCATCGAGCAGGCGCGCGCGATGGGCTACCCCGTCGACAGGCTGGTCGATACGCCGCAGCGGTCGCAGGCGGAAGACGTCGACAGTTGA
- a CDS encoding TenA family protein, producing MTLFERLKAAAPDAWRSYVAHPFVAAMGDGSLPEHAFRRYLVQDYLFLIQFARANALAAYKSRTLADLRAAKAGLSAIVDMELDLHLRLCARWGLSPARIEATPEHRATVAYTRFVLDCGMSGDLLDLHVALAPCVLGYAEIGRALAPAGVEALHAHPYREWIGEYASDAYQDVAAAASRHLDDLGARYLGANRFDELAALFAKASRLEADFWQMALDASEP from the coding sequence ATGACGCTGTTCGAGCGCCTCAAGGCCGCCGCGCCGGATGCATGGCGCAGCTACGTCGCCCACCCGTTCGTCGCAGCGATGGGGGATGGCAGCCTGCCGGAGCACGCGTTCCGGCGTTACCTCGTGCAGGACTACCTGTTCCTGATCCAGTTCGCGCGCGCCAATGCGCTGGCCGCCTACAAGAGCCGCACGCTGGCCGACCTGAGGGCGGCCAAGGCTGGGCTGTCGGCGATCGTGGACATGGAACTCGACCTGCACCTGCGCCTGTGCGCACGCTGGGGGCTGTCGCCGGCCCGGATCGAGGCAACGCCGGAGCATCGGGCCACGGTGGCCTATACCCGCTTCGTGCTCGACTGCGGCATGTCCGGCGATCTGCTCGACCTGCATGTCGCACTGGCGCCCTGCGTGCTCGGGTACGCCGAGATCGGCCGCGCGCTCGCACCGGCGGGAGTGGAGGCACTGCACGCGCATCCGTATCGCGAATGGATCGGCGAATACGCCAGCGATGCCTATCAGGACGTGGCCGCGGCCGCGTCGCGGCATCTCGACGACCTCGGCGCGCGCTATCTGGGCGCCAACAGGTTCGACGAACTCGCCGCCCTGTTCGCCAAGGCCTCGCGGCTGGAGGCGGATTTCTGGCAGATGGCGCTCGACGCCAGCGAGCCCTGA
- a CDS encoding DUF1989 domain-containing protein: MVVGSVERIAPCSGRAVELDTGDELIVIDPMGQQVSDLTAFSLADTAEYLSSGRSIDYASKLWLSSGDLLYSNRSTPMFTILEDTCGRHDFTLTPCSKKMFEMLYGEEEGRPGCEGNLAAALAPYGIGIDRIPVAFNIFMHVAFDEAGVVSVLPPLSRAGDFVRLRAEMPMVVAMTACSAGQSNNFSYKPIDFRVERRSAAVA, from the coding sequence ATGGTGGTGGGCAGCGTGGAACGCATTGCCCCGTGCTCGGGGCGCGCGGTGGAACTCGACACCGGCGACGAGCTGATCGTCATCGATCCGATGGGCCAGCAGGTCAGTGATCTGACCGCGTTTTCGCTTGCGGATACGGCGGAGTACCTGTCATCCGGCCGCTCGATCGACTACGCCTCCAAGCTCTGGCTGAGCAGCGGCGATCTGCTCTACTCGAACCGGAGCACGCCGATGTTCACCATTCTGGAGGACACCTGCGGCCGCCACGATTTCACCCTGACGCCGTGCTCCAAGAAGATGTTCGAGATGCTCTACGGCGAGGAGGAAGGACGCCCGGGCTGCGAGGGCAATCTCGCGGCAGCGCTCGCGCCCTATGGCATCGGGATCGACCGCATCCCGGTGGCCTTCAACATCTTCATGCACGTCGCTTTCGACGAAGCTGGGGTGGTGAGTGTCCTGCCCCCGCTAAGCCGCGCCGGGGACTTCGTGCGGTTGCGCGCCGAGATGCCGATGGTCGTCGCGATGACCGCGTGCTCGGCGGGACAATCGAACAACTTCAGTTACAAGCCGATCGATTTCAGGGTGGAGCGCCGGAGCGCCGCAGTCGCCTAG
- the rlmF gene encoding 23S rRNA (adenine(1618)-N(6))-methyltransferase RlmF, with translation MSHPTSSARPQLLHPRNRHQGHYDFKRLTRVSPALKPYLLRTPAGDTSIDFADPRAVRTLNQALLKADYGVAHWEIPESYLCPPVPGRADYIHGLADLLASDCGGEPPRGPSVRVFDLGTGANAIYPLIGHAEYGWRFTGSDIDPTALRIADAIVRGNGLTDAIELRAQTLRGHLFHGAMRREERFDVTLCNPPFHSSATEASRSGRIKRANLAAHSDGPPRASRKLPLNFGGRDGELWCQGGEARFVRKMIRESVDFADQVLWFSSLVSKSAHLPGLRSELRRAGAGEVREVPMAQGNKQSRFLAWTFHASDARRAWWADKAGDRTPPTPAHGDA, from the coding sequence ATGTCACATCCCACGTCTTCTGCCAGGCCGCAGCTGCTGCATCCGCGCAACCGTCACCAGGGTCATTACGACTTCAAGCGGCTTACGCGCGTGTCACCTGCCCTCAAGCCATACCTGCTGCGCACGCCAGCCGGCGACACCAGCATCGATTTCGCCGATCCACGCGCGGTGCGCACCCTCAACCAGGCACTGCTGAAGGCCGACTACGGTGTCGCCCACTGGGAAATCCCGGAGAGCTACCTGTGTCCGCCGGTGCCCGGCCGCGCGGACTACATCCACGGCCTGGCCGACCTGCTGGCCAGCGACTGTGGCGGCGAGCCACCGCGCGGGCCCTCGGTGCGCGTGTTCGACCTGGGCACCGGCGCCAATGCGATCTATCCATTGATCGGCCACGCCGAGTACGGCTGGCGCTTCACGGGATCCGACATCGACCCCACCGCCCTGCGCATCGCCGACGCGATCGTCCGGGGCAACGGCCTGACCGACGCGATCGAACTGCGCGCCCAGACCTTGCGCGGGCATCTCTTCCACGGCGCCATGCGTCGCGAGGAGCGTTTCGACGTCACCCTGTGCAATCCCCCGTTCCACTCCTCGGCCACCGAAGCCTCGCGCAGCGGTCGGATCAAGCGCGCCAACCTGGCCGCGCACTCGGACGGTCCGCCCCGCGCCTCGCGCAAACTGCCGCTGAACTTCGGCGGGCGCGACGGCGAACTCTGGTGTCAGGGCGGCGAAGCCCGCTTCGTGCGCAAGATGATTCGCGAAAGCGTGGATTTCGCGGATCAGGTCCTGTGGTTCAGCAGCCTGGTGTCGAAATCTGCGCACCTGCCGGGCCTGCGCAGTGAACTGCGCAGGGCCGGTGCCGGCGAAGTCCGCGAAGTGCCGATGGCCCAGGGCAACAAGCAAAGCCGTTTCCTGGCATGGACCTTCCACGCCTCCGATGCCCGCCGCGCATGGTGGGCCGACAAGGCTGGCGACCGGACGCCGCCGACCCCGGCGCACGGAGACGCCTGA
- a CDS encoding DNA-formamidopyrimidine glycosylase family protein: protein MPEGPSIVILRELAQQFVGRKVLHVEGNSKQDIARLRNRTLRAVRSWGKHFLLEFDGFSVRIHFLLFGSWRINETKAATPRLGLGFSKGDALNFYSCSVRFIEGDLDAAYDWGVDVMSEAWDPARARRTLRAKPDALAADVLLDQDVFAGVGNIIKNEVLHRIRVHPESTVGALPARKLGELVAEARAYSFDFYRWKQAFQLKKHYQVHTKTTCPRDGTPLSYRKHLGRAQRRAFWCDTCQRRYGTTEASMSVADEAAAG from the coding sequence ATGCCTGAAGGTCCATCGATCGTCATTCTTCGCGAACTTGCCCAGCAGTTCGTCGGCCGCAAGGTGCTGCACGTCGAAGGCAACAGCAAGCAGGACATCGCCCGTCTGCGCAATCGCACGTTGCGGGCGGTGCGCAGCTGGGGCAAGCATTTCCTGCTGGAGTTCGACGGCTTCAGCGTGCGCATCCACTTCCTGTTGTTCGGCAGCTGGCGCATCAACGAGACCAAAGCCGCAACGCCGCGGCTGGGCCTGGGGTTCAGCAAGGGCGATGCGCTGAATTTCTACTCGTGCTCGGTTCGCTTCATCGAGGGCGACCTCGACGCCGCCTACGACTGGGGTGTCGATGTGATGAGCGAGGCCTGGGACCCCGCGCGTGCGCGCCGCACCTTGCGCGCGAAGCCGGACGCCCTGGCTGCCGATGTCCTGTTGGACCAGGACGTGTTTGCCGGCGTGGGCAACATCATCAAGAACGAAGTGCTGCATCGCATCCGCGTGCATCCCGAAAGTACCGTCGGCGCCCTGCCCGCGCGCAAGCTCGGCGAGCTTGTCGCCGAGGCACGCGCCTACAGCTTCGATTTCTATCGCTGGAAACAGGCGTTCCAGCTCAAGAAGCACTACCAGGTGCACACCAAGACCACGTGCCCGCGGGACGGCACACCACTGAGCTATCGCAAGCATCTGGGTCGGGCGCAGCGCCGGGCGTTCTGGTGCGACACCTGCCAGCGGCGCTATGGAACGACCGAAGCATCGATGAGTGTCGCCGACGAGGCAGCGGCAGGCTGA
- a CDS encoding DUF1456 family protein, with protein sequence MINNDVLRSIRYMLDLSDQKLVDLAHLADPAFPLEKEQVPALLLKEDEPGHVPCSDAVLAHVLDGLIVQRRGRDDRQPPRPVEARISNNVVLKKLRVAFELTDVDMHAIFADAGFPISKPEMSALFRQAGHRNFRPCGDQLLRNFLKGLTMRVRGA encoded by the coding sequence ATGATCAACAACGACGTCCTGCGCAGCATCCGCTACATGCTCGACCTGAGCGACCAGAAACTGGTCGATCTGGCCCACCTGGCCGATCCCGCGTTCCCGCTGGAGAAGGAGCAGGTGCCCGCCCTGCTGCTCAAGGAGGACGAGCCCGGCCATGTGCCCTGCAGCGATGCGGTGCTGGCCCACGTGCTCGACGGCCTGATCGTGCAGCGTCGCGGCCGCGACGACCGCCAGCCGCCGCGGCCGGTGGAGGCGCGTATCAGCAACAACGTGGTGCTGAAGAAACTCCGCGTGGCGTTCGAGCTCACCGATGTCGACATGCACGCGATCTTCGCCGACGCCGGCTTTCCGATCTCCAAGCCGGAGATGTCGGCACTCTTCCGGCAGGCCGGACACCGCAACTTCCGCCCCTGTGGCGACCAGTTGCTGCGCAATTTCCTCAAGGGCCTGACGATGCGGGTGCGCGGCGCCTGA
- the gntA gene encoding guanitoxin biosynthesis heme-dependent pre-guanitoxin N-hydroxylase GntA has product MTNARPSALRCPHASRADVAPAAAAPETAPSTVVAEEFLAFVDAPTFPCVGSKAALAKGAIQTHTFGKLGDRANDAPVLDALGAFASMVDGMPQADRTVHSFVALFDGPQDTDEQRFEALLWSQLQRLHDLDVRRGTRWAADVSRNPDDPHFSLSLAGHPFFVIGLHPGASRIARRFAWPAMVFNSHRQFERLREDGRYQKMQAATRERDTALQGGINPNLADFGAAAETRQYSGRKAEAGWTCPFRVRSPR; this is encoded by the coding sequence ATGACCAATGCACGTCCCAGCGCGCTGCGCTGTCCCCATGCCTCCCGCGCCGACGTGGCGCCCGCCGCAGCTGCCCCAGAGACAGCGCCGTCAACTGTGGTCGCGGAGGAGTTTCTGGCCTTCGTCGACGCGCCCACCTTTCCATGCGTCGGGTCCAAGGCGGCACTGGCGAAGGGTGCGATCCAGACCCATACCTTCGGCAAGCTCGGGGACCGTGCCAACGATGCGCCGGTCCTCGACGCGCTCGGCGCCTTCGCGTCGATGGTCGATGGCATGCCACAGGCCGACCGCACGGTGCATTCCTTCGTCGCCCTGTTCGACGGGCCGCAGGACACAGACGAGCAGCGCTTCGAGGCGCTGCTGTGGTCGCAGCTGCAGCGGCTGCATGACCTCGACGTGCGTCGCGGCACGCGATGGGCGGCCGACGTCAGCCGCAATCCCGACGACCCGCATTTCAGCCTGAGCCTGGCGGGGCATCCCTTCTTCGTGATCGGCCTGCATCCGGGCGCGTCGCGCATCGCGCGGCGTTTCGCCTGGCCTGCGATGGTCTTCAATTCGCATCGCCAGTTCGAACGGCTGCGCGAGGACGGCCGCTACCAGAAGATGCAGGCCGCGACGCGCGAGCGCGACACCGCGCTGCAGGGCGGGATCAACCCGAACCTGGCCGACTTCGGCGCAGCGGCCGAGACCCGGCAGTACAGCGGCCGCAAGGCAGAGGCCGGCTGGACCTGTCCCTTCCGCGTGCGGAGCCCGCGCTGA
- a CDS encoding MBL fold metallo-hydrolase, translating to MRIHHLNCISTCPLGGHLMDGRTHDLVRGHLTCHCLLVEAPDCLVLVDTGLGLRDVAHPRARLSAFFLGLLRPEFRAEMTAVRQIQRLGFQPADVRHILLSHLDFDHAGGLDDFPQATVHMLARERDHAVLQKSWLDRQRFRPQQWASRGRWRTYEPGRGEAWMGFDGVPDLQGVPPGVLLVPLPGHTHGHAGIAVDAAPRWRLLAADAYFHEREMDASPQCPPGLRFYQWMMELDRGARLHNQQRLRELRHSAADVDVFCSHDLAEFERLSGRSARLPAHALAWPA from the coding sequence ATGCGGATCCACCACCTCAATTGCATCTCCACCTGCCCGCTCGGCGGGCACCTGATGGATGGCCGCACGCATGACCTCGTACGCGGCCATCTGACCTGCCACTGCCTGCTCGTCGAAGCACCGGACTGCCTCGTGCTCGTGGATACCGGGCTGGGGCTGCGCGACGTGGCGCATCCGCGCGCGCGCCTGAGCGCATTCTTCCTCGGCCTGCTGCGCCCCGAATTCCGCGCCGAGATGACGGCCGTACGCCAGATCCAGCGCCTCGGTTTCCAGCCGGCCGATGTCCGCCACATTCTGCTATCGCATCTGGACTTCGATCATGCCGGCGGCCTCGACGACTTCCCGCAGGCGACCGTGCACATGCTGGCGCGCGAACGGGATCACGCGGTACTGCAGAAGAGCTGGCTGGACCGCCAGCGCTTCCGCCCGCAGCAATGGGCCAGCCGCGGTCGCTGGCGCACCTACGAGCCGGGCCGAGGCGAGGCCTGGATGGGCTTCGACGGCGTGCCCGATCTCCAGGGCGTGCCACCAGGCGTGTTGCTGGTGCCGCTGCCCGGCCATACGCATGGGCATGCCGGCATTGCGGTCGACGCCGCCCCGCGCTGGCGCCTGCTTGCGGCGGACGCCTATTTCCACGAACGCGAAATGGACGCATCGCCGCAGTGCCCGCCCGGCCTGCGCTTCTATCAGTGGATGATGGAACTCGACCGCGGCGCCCGTCTGCATAACCAGCAGCGCCTGCGCGAGCTGCGCCACAGCGCCGCAGACGTCGACGTCTTCTGCTCTCACGACCTCGCCGAGTTCGAACGGCTGAGCGGCCGCTCGGCGCGCCTGCCGGCGCACGCACTGGCATGGCCCGCCTGA
- a CDS encoding DUF4126 domain-containing protein — protein sequence MALIHSILMGAVAGMRAMTPLAAVANAACNGTLPAGNGAPRLLGNRLASTGAKLLAAGELAGDKMESAPDRTVAAGMLARIATGAIAGMALAPREQRPLAAALGAAAAVGAAYVTFNMRIRAMQRFGQKSTGAVEDAITVGCAALIARSAAKSSRRFPLLRRH from the coding sequence ATGGCTCTGATCCACTCGATCCTGATGGGCGCCGTCGCCGGCATGCGCGCGATGACGCCGCTGGCGGCCGTTGCCAACGCTGCGTGCAACGGCACCCTGCCGGCCGGTAACGGTGCACCGCGCCTGCTCGGCAACCGGCTCGCATCCACCGGCGCCAAGCTGCTGGCGGCAGGCGAGCTCGCCGGCGACAAGATGGAAAGTGCGCCGGACCGTACCGTTGCGGCGGGCATGCTGGCGCGCATCGCGACCGGCGCCATCGCCGGAATGGCCTTGGCACCGCGCGAGCAGCGTCCGCTGGCCGCAGCGCTCGGCGCCGCCGCCGCGGTGGGCGCAGCCTATGTGACGTTCAACATGCGCATCCGCGCGATGCAGCGCTTCGGGCAGAAGTCGACCGGCGCTGTCGAGGATGCGATCACCGTGGGTTGCGCTGCACTGATCGCCAGGAGCGCGGCCAAGTCCTCCCGCCGTTTCCCACTTCTGCGCCGCCACTGA